The Podospora pseudocomata strain CBS 415.72m chromosome 1 map unlocalized CBS415.72m_1, whole genome shotgun sequence genome has a segment encoding these proteins:
- a CDS encoding uncharacterized protein (EggNog:ENOG503P4WS) has translation MSAVKNLRAMFEQKGENSPPDRGRSPGAPFVSGAESPRPLAKVRTSFIAIEKDGRMGLTREGSQDSVPGIRKLSGGSSEMTTPTAGKEISNPFEKFERLTSTPKTFLRDQPIVESPQAKAEEKTATSPVKEVNVAQTPTAPIVKKEEVKTPEPALDGTAEKTVTPAPKPETKEPVNETSGANEEKKETTATKEATKPTTTTTITPQSIVKPMTTTSTGKLDVKSAKSPVTTKPPKSPALRPQPNLAAPKQTPERKVSHTEKTMTPKAATPAAKASAPSSVKKPPPLHASPAATGFVKPKVKSPTRPVKLPPGLTTHTAASGSKVHGDSAQYASSLARSASRTSMSGTTSKAAPGKTLKRQSSTVGRSRPSIGPPPPQPAKDHAPKKEKPVDESFLARMMRPTQASANKVTQKVPISPPRHGPASRRTSPASKPRVKKAVSRPHSATSGHSAPSASQTSLAPAAEIVPASKSAEDDAKHAALDAVAEKTAVQEVAVLAEQAETAEEAVEAAKEVEGEITLPETSPGVKAVTNSMERMSVGSADSKAEVSGHSNDNTSSPSPSATEETEASVIDNKESHSEISPIAA, from the exons ATGAGTGCCGTCAAGAACCTTCGCGCCATGTTTGAGCAAAAGGGGGAAAACAGTCCTCCAGACCGGGGTCGTTCGCCTGGTGCGCCTTTTG TTTCCGGCGCCGAGTCCCCACGTCCGCTGGCCAAAGTCCGAACGAGCTTCATCGCAATCGAAAAAGACGGTAGGATGGGCTTGACACGAGAAGGCAGCCAGGATTCAGTGCCCGGGATTCGAAAGCTCAGCGGTGGATCTAGCGAAATGACGACGCCGACTGCTGGAAAGGAGATCTCGAATCCGTTCGAGAAATTTGAGAGGCTCACGAGCACACCAAAAACTTTCCTTAGAGACCAACCAATTGTGGAATCACCACAGGCGAAGGCAGAAGAGAAGACGGCGACATCGCCGGTCAAGGAAGTGAATGTCGCACAAACACCGACCGCACCTattgtgaagaaggaggaagtgAAGACCCCAGAGCCAGCCCTGGATGGCACTGCGGAGAAGACAGtcacaccagcaccaaaacCGGAGACCAAAGAGCCAGTAAACGAGACAAGCGGTGCGaatgaggagaagaaggagacaACTGCCACCAAGGAAGCCAcgaaacccaccaccaccactaccatcacACCACAGTCGATAGTGAAGCCGATGACAACTACTTCGACAGGAAAGCTCGATGTAAAATCTGCGAAATCGccagtcaccaccaagcccccGAAGAGCCCAGCTCTGAGACCTCAGCCGAATTTGGCTGCGCCTAAACAGACGCCCGAAAGGAAAGTGTCCCACACCGAAAAGACAATGACACCAAAAGCAGCCACTCCCGCCGCAAAGGCCTCTGCTCCTTCCTCGGTGAAGAAGCCACCTCCGCTCCATGCATCCCCCGCAGCCACAGGGTTTGTCAAGCCAAAGGTCAAgtcaccaacaagaccagTCAAGCTTCCTCCAGGCCTCACAACGCATACGGCTGCCTCCGGTTCCAAGGTCCACGGCGACAGCGCACAATACGCCAGTTCCCTCGCACGCTCCGCCAGCAGAACAAGCATGTCGGGCACCACTAGCAAAGCCGCCCCGGGTAAAACGCTCAAACGACAGAGTTCGACCGTTGGCCGCTCCCGGCCGAGCATAGgaccccctccgcctcaacCAGCCAAGGACCATGCTCCtaagaaggagaagccggTTGACGAGAGTTTCCTCGCGCGTATGATGCGGCCTACCCAAGCCTCTGCCAACAAGGTCACACAAAAGGTGCCCATTTCTCCACCCAGACATGGGCCGGCCTCCCGGAGAACATCCCCAGCGTCTAAGCCCCGCGTTAAGAAGGCTGTCTCACGACCACATAGTGCCACGTCAGGACATAGCGCACCTTCAGCATCGCAGACCAGCCTGGCTCCAGCCGCCGAGATTGTTCCCGCTTCAAAGTCTGCCGAGGACGACGCTAAGCACGCCGCTCTCGATGCCGTGGCTGAGAAGACGGCGGTTCAGGAGGTAGCAGTCCTTGCGGAGCAGGCTGAgaccgccgaggaggccgtGGAAGCCgccaaggaggttgagggtgagatCACTCTGCCAGAGACTTCCCCTGGGGTCAAGGCTGTGACAAACAGCATGGAGCGCATGAGCGTCGGGTCTGCCGATTCCAAGGCCGAAGTGAGTGGACATAGCAACGACAatacctcttccccctctccttctgccACAGAAGAAACCGAGGCTTCCGTCATCGACAACAAGGAGAGCCATTCCGAAATCTCCCCTATCGCCGCCTAA